A window of Triplophysa dalaica isolate WHDGS20190420 chromosome 7, ASM1584641v1, whole genome shotgun sequence contains these coding sequences:
- the LOC130425746 gene encoding gastrula zinc finger protein XlCGF8.2DB-like has translation MIHTGEKLFTCQNCGKSFKSRSHLKTHMMIHTGEKPFTCLQCGKSFNSTSYLKGHLRTHTGEKPFTCLQCGKSFNSTSHLKRHIGIHTGEKPFTCKQCGKSFSHNNNYKEHLRIHTGEKPFKCQECGQAFTHQSARKIHMRIHTGEKPFTCQHCEKSFKTTSETKTHMRTHTGEKPFACLQCGKSFTLSGHLKGHLRIHTGEKPYPCDQCEKSFISISHLYRHMKIHTGEKPHACLLCGKSVGDKASLKSHMRIHSGEKPYQCDQCEKRFACKNTLVLHIRTHTGEKPFECQHCGKSFSSQCNLKRHMRIHTEEKLFTCQRCGKSFRCKFTLQSHMRSHAEIKPFGCHTCGKTFSAESSLKKHLRKHAGEKP, from the exons atgattcacactggagagaaactgTTCACATGTCAAAactgtggaaagagttttaaaagTAGAAGTCaccttaagacacacatgatgattcacactggagagaaacctttcacatgtctacagtgtggaaagagttttaacaGTACAA GTTACCTTAAGGGTCATttgagaactcacactggagagaagcCCTtcacatgtctacagtgtggaaagagttttaacaGTACAAGTCACCTTAAGAGACACATTGgtattcacaccggagagaaacctttCACATGCAAACAGTGTGGAAAAAGTTTTTCACATAACAATAACTACAAGGAACActtgagaattcacactggagagaaaccattCAAATGCCAAGAGTGTGGACAGGCTTTCACACATCAAAGTGCACGTAAGatacacatgaggattcacaccgGTGAGAAACCATTCACGTGCCAACACtgtgaaaagagttttaaaaCTACGAGTGAAActaagacacacatgagaactcacaccggagagaaaccatTTGCATGCCTTCAGTGTGGAAAGTCTTTTACACTCTCAGGTCACCTTAAGGGTCAtttgagaattcacaccggagagaaaccttatccatgtgatcagtgtgaaaagagttttatCAGTATTAGTCACCTTtatagacacatgaaaattcacaccggagagaaacctcatgCATGTCTACTGTGTGGAAAGAGTGTAGGAGATAAAGCTTCCCTGAAAAGTCATATGAGGATTCACAGCGGAGAGAAACCCTACCAATGTgatcagtgtgaaaagagaTTTGCATGTAAAAATACCCTTGTGTTACACATACGAactcacaccggagagaaaccatTCGAATGTCAACAttgtggaaagagtttctcATCTCAATGTAACCTTAAgagacacatgagaattcacaccgaaGAGAAACTGTTCACATGTCAAcggtgtggaaagagtttcagatGTAAATTTACCCTTCAGTCACACATGAGATCTCATGCTGAAATTAAACCTTTTGGATGTCATACGTGTGGAAAGACTTTCTCAGCTGAAAGTTCTCTtaagaaacatttgagaaaacACGCTGGAGAGAAACCATAA